The following DNA comes from Polynucleobacter necessarius.
GGAAAGTTGTCCGGGTGTTGGATGTCCTGGTTCTTGCGTTGGAGATGGCTATTAGGTAAATCCGGTAGCGTAATTCAAGGGCGTGAGACGAGCGAATTTATTTGCGAAGCAATTGGAAGTGGTTCCAAGAAAAGCCTCTAAGCTTCAGTCTAACAAGACCGTACCGCAAACCGACACAGGTGGGCGAGATGAGTGTTCTAAGGCGCTTGAGAGAACTCAGGAGAAGGAACTCGGCAAATTTGCACCGTAACTTCGGGATAAGGTGCGCCCTGGTAGTTTTATCCTGAACAAGGTGAGGACGAAAGGGTTGCAATAAAAAGGTGGCTGCGACTGTTTAATAAAAACACAGCGCTCTGCAAACACGAAAGTGGACGTATAGGGTGTGACGCCTGCCCGGTGCTGGAAGATTAAATGATGGGGTGCAAGCTCTTGATTGAAGTCCCAGTAAACGGCGGCCGTAACTATAACGGTCCTAAGGTAGCGAAATTCCTTGTCGGGTAAGTTCCGACCTGCACGAATGGCGTAACGATGGCCACACTGTCTCCTCCTGAGACTCAGCGAAGTTGAAATGTTTGTGATGATGCAATCTACCCGTGGCTAGACGGAAAGACCCCATGAACCTTTACTGTAGCTTTGCATTGGACTTTGAACCGATCTGTGTAGGATAGGTGGGAGGCGTTGATATCAGGATGCTAGTTCTGATGGAGCCATCCTTGAAATACCACCCTGATTTGTTTGAGGTTCTAACCTTGGCCCGTTATCCGGGTCGGGAACAGTGCATGGTAGGCAGTTTGACTGGGGCGGTCTCCTCCCAAAGTGTAACGGAGGAGTACGAAGGTACGCTTGGTACGGTCGGACATCGTACCTAAAGTGCAATGGCAAAAGCGTGCTTAACTGCGAGACCGACAAGTCGAGCAGGTGCGAAAGCAGGTCATAGTGATCCGGTGGTTCTGTATGGAAGGGCCATCGCTCAACGGATAAAAGGTACTCTGGGGATAACAGGCTGATACCGCCCAAGAGTTCATATCGACGGCGGTGTTTGGCACCTCGATGTCGGCTCATCTCATCCTGGGGCTGTAGCCGGTCCCAAGGGTATGGCTGTTCGCCATTTAAAGAGGTACGTGAGCTGGGTTTAAAACGTCGTGAGACAGTTTGGTCCCTATCTGCCATGGGCGTTGGAGATTTGACGGGGGCTGCTCCTAGTACGAGAGGACCGGAGTGGACGTACCGCTGGTGTGCCTGTTGTTTCGCCAGAAGCATCGCAGGGTAGCTATGTACGGAAGAGATAACCGCTGAAAGCATCTAAGCGGGAAACTTGCCTGAAGATGAGATCTCCCGTAGGTTTAACCTACATAAAGGGTCGTTGAAGACCACAACGTTGATAGTTTGGGTGTGGAAGTGCAGTAATGCATTAAGCTAACCGATACTAATTGCCCGTTAGACTTGATCCTATAACCAGCACTATTGTGTTGGATGTTTGCCAGATTTAATCTGCATCCTTAATTACATGCTTACTCAAATAGAGTTGTTGATTTATCAGAAACTCAACCCTCTACGCCCGGTGACCATAGCGAATTGGAACCACTCTTTCCCATCCCGAACAGGACAGTGAAACGATTCTACGCCGATGATAGTGCGGATTACCCGTGTGAAAGTAGGTAACTGCCGGGCACCAATGCGACGCCCAGACCCTTTTAGGTCTGGGCGTTTTTACTTGTGCAAAGCGTTTAGAGTGATTGACAGAAACTCCATTTGGAGTGAGAATGTTGGGTTCGCGGAGGGGTGTCCGAGCGGCTAAAGGAGGCAGACTGTAAATCTGTTGGCTATGCCTACGTAGGTTCGAATCCTACCCCCTCCACCAGATGTGCGGGATTAGTTTAGTGGTAAAACAGCAGATTTCCAATCTTCGGTCAAGAGTTCGATTCTCTTATCCCGCTCCAGAATTTGTTGCATTAGATTTCGCCCATGTGGCTCAGTGGTAGAGCACTCCCTTGGTAAGGGAGAGGTCGGCAGTTCGATTCTGCCCATGGGCACCATGTTTGATTTATTGATTGTGTATTTCGTGTTTGGTTTAAGAGTTAACTAAAGGCAGAAAAAAATGGCAAAAGAAAAGTTCGAGCGGACAAAACCGCACGTAAACGTAGGCACCATCGGTCACGTTGACCACGGTAAAACCACATTGACAGCAGCAATCGCAACCGTGCTTTCTAAAGCATTCGGTGGCGAAGCAAAAGCATACGATCAGATCGATGCTGCTCCAGAAGAAAAAGCACGTGGTATTACGATTAATACAGCGCACGTTGAGTACGAGACAGCGGGTCGTCACTACGCTCACGTTGACTGCCCAGGACATGCTGACTACGTTAAGAACATGATTACTGGTGCCGCTCAGATGGACGGCGCAATTTTAGTTTGCTCCGCAGCTGACGGCCCAATGCCACAAACTCGTGAGCACATCCTCTTGGCACGCCAAGTGGGCGTTCCTTACATCGTGGTGTTCCTCAACAAGTGCGACATGGTTGATGATGCTGAATTGCTCGAGTTAGTTGAAATGGAAGTGCGTGAGCTTCTCTCCAAATACAACTTCCCTGGCGATGACACACCAATCATCCGTGGTTCTGCTAAGTTGGCTTTAGAAGGTGACGAAGGCCCATTGGGTAAAGAGGCCATCATGAAATTGGCTGAAGCATTGGACTCATACATCCCAACTCCAGAACGTGCTGTTGACGGCACGTTCTTGATGCCAGTAGAAGACGTGTTCTCTATCTCCGGTCGCGGTACTGTTGTTACAGGCCGTATCGAGCGCGGCATCATCAAGGTTGGTGAAGAGATCGAAATTATCGGTATCAAACCAACACTCAAGACTACTTGTACTGGTGTTGAAATGTTCCGCAAATTGCTCGACCAAGGTCAAGCAGGCGATAACGTTGGTATCTTGTTACGCGGTACAAAACGTGAAGAAGTTGAGCGCGGCCAAGTATTGGCTAAGCCAGGTTCAATCACCCCACATACTCACTTTACAGCCGAGGTTTACATCTTGGGCAAAGACGAAGGTGGCCGCC
Coding sequences within:
- the tuf gene encoding elongation factor Tu — translated: MAKEKFERTKPHVNVGTIGHVDHGKTTLTAAIATVLSKAFGGEAKAYDQIDAAPEEKARGITINTAHVEYETAGRHYAHVDCPGHADYVKNMITGAAQMDGAILVCSAADGPMPQTREHILLARQVGVPYIVVFLNKCDMVDDAELLELVEMEVRELLSKYNFPGDDTPIIRGSAKLALEGDEGPLGKEAIMKLAEALDSYIPTPERAVDGTFLMPVEDVFSISGRGTVVTGRIERGIIKVGEEIEIIGIKPTLKTTCTGVEMFRKLLDQGQAGDNVGILLRGTKREEVERGQVLAKPGSITPHTHFTAEVYILGKDEGGRHTPFFNNYRPQFYFRTTDVTGSIELPKDKEMVMPGDNVTITVKLIAPIAMEEGLRFAIREGGRTVGAGVVAKILA